TGTGCCGTCGGCTTTCCGGGGCGTTCGAATCTCAGTAGCCTGGGGCGTAAACCGGACCACTGGGGAGGCGGGCACATGGCGCCGAACATCGCCACCAACACCGAGGTCGACCTTGACGGGTTGCTGGAGTTCGTGCGGCCCCGGCACAAGGCCCTGCTTCTGACCCGGCGCGCTGACGGGAGCCCGCAGGCGTCTCCGGTGACCTGTGGGGTCGACGCGGACGGGCGGATCGTGGTGTCGACCTATCCGGAGCGGGTGAAGGCGCGCAACGCCCGTAGGGACGCGCGGGTCAGTGTGGTCGTCCTTTCCGACGACTTCGAGGGGCCCTGGGTGCAGGTCGACGGTTCCGCGGAGGTTCTGGATGGAGAGGCCGCCGTGGAACCGTTGGTGGAGTACTTCCGGGTGATCGCGGGAGAGCACCCGGACTGGGACGAGTACCGCGAGGCGATGCGGCGGCAGGGCAAGGCGCTTGTCCGGGTGACTCCGCAGAAGTGGGGGCCTGTGGCTACCGGTGGTTTCCCCGCGGACAGGGTTTAGCTGACCGAGTCACCGAAGGCCGCGGCGGCGTGCACTGAATCCACGGACACGGTGACGTGGCCGACCGCTACCTTCGAGGGTAGGGCCGATCGGACCGCGGCTGCGGCCTCCAAGGAGAAGCCGCCGCACAGTTCGATGAGGGTGGCCCCCTCCGAGGCGAGCGCGGCGGCCACCTCGGGTGCCCGGTCAGGGCTCGGAACGGCGACCAGCGTGGTACGGATGCCGCCTCGGTCGAGGACGGTCCGGTCGGTGTCGGGGTCGGTTTCGGGGTGCAGGTACAGGTAGGCCCAACTCGCGCTCACATCGTCCTCCTCGTGGGGTTTCAGAGACGCCAGCGTAGGACCTCAAGCGTGGTTGAGGTCAACAAGGCCGCACCGGGAAGCGTCAGTGCGGGTCCGGCCCTGTACCCCGAGCTCCGCACCCGCCGTCACCTCTACTCCACCGCAGTCCTAGGATGCGTTTCGCGCACGGTGACAACAGCGACACAACAGGACAAGGGGTGCGGGTGTGGGTGGGCGGCTCGGAGGGGTGTTCGGCTGGGCCGGGATCTTGGTCATGGCCTGGGGCGTATACCTGACCGGTGCCGGGTTCTGGGAACCGCAGAGCAACCGGATGCCCGAAGAACTGGGCGGGCCTCTGGTCCTCGTCTTGATACTCGCTCTGGTCGTGGGCGGCTACGTGCTCCTGCGGTCGACCGTGGACCCCGGTGACGATCCCGGGAAAGTACCCGCTCGCGGGCAGACCCTGGCCCGGATCGCGGGCGCCCTGGGCGGGCTGGCGCTGGTCGTTTGGACCTTCCCGGACCAGTACTTGGTTCCCACCGTCATCAACGACGGCTATCCGCTGTACCCGGACACGTTCGCCGAACTCTGGGTCGGGGTCTGCTCGATCGCTCTGGGCCTGGCTCTGTTGGTCGGAGCCTCCGACAAGCTGCCGGTCCGCCAGTGGAAGCGTGCACTGGCGGGGCTGGGTTCCGGTGTGCTGGCCGTGGCGCTGATCGCGGCCCTGACCCCTGTCCTCACCAGGGCGTTGACGATGGAGCACAGCACAGCCGAGGCCGGTCGTGAGCCCGAGCCGGTACCCGCTGAGGTCAGCCAGGTGGGATGGACCTGGCAGCCGGAGCACACGGTCGTCGGGGTCGGACGCGGTGTCCTGGGACCCGTCATCCAGTATCGGGACGGTTTCGTGGCCCTGGACGGAGCCACCGGTGAGGAGTTGTGGACTTATCGCCGCCCCTACGCTCGCCACGTGGGGACCGGCTTCTTCGCCGGGAACGAGGACCGTGCCTACTTCCACCACCAGGAGAGCATCGAATCCGAGACCGGGACGCTGTTGGTCCTGGACACCACCACCGGAGAGGTGGTGCGGGAAACGTCCGTCCCCGAACCCGGCAGGGACGGTTTCGGGGGAGACGGGTATCTGACCCCGGAGGCACGGGTATTCCGCGACGCCGAGGACGGACGGTCTCTCGTGGTCGCCCACAGGATCGACTCCGACGAACCCATCTGGGAGGTTCCGTTCGCGGACGACGGGCCGGGGCGTTGGTGTATGAGGCCTTGGGGGAGGGAGCTTCAAGGACACGGAGACCGGTTGCTGCTGACCCACGTGTGCCTGGACGAGGAGCACCTCCCCGAGGGGGACGCGGACGAGAGGAACGCTGTTCTCAGGGATCTGGCTGTTCCCGATGACGCGGTACGGACCCTGACCGTCCTGGACACCGACTCGGGTGCGGAGTTGTGGCGTCACGAGGACGTACCCGAGAGCGTCTACGTGGTCGAGGGCGCCGAGATTCACCCCGCCCGGACCGAAGGCGCACGCCCCGTGGCCGCGACCAGCAGCGGCCTGTTCGATCTGGAGACCGGTGAGCCGGTGGACGCCCTTCCGGAAGAGCCGGACGACCCGGACTGGGTCGCGGACGACCTGATCGCCGCGGACAGCGAAGGGGCCGTTGTGCTCAGACGGTACCGAAGCTCGGAGACCCACTTGCTGCTGGGCACGGACTCTGGTGGCAGTGTCGTCCGAACCGTCGAGGTCAGCAAGCAGGTGCAGCGCGCATTCTGGACATCCGACATCTCGGAAATCTGGGAGCAAGACCATGCGCATGCGTTGGCTGATGCCCTGCTCTCCACCCAGACCTGGCGGTTGGATGCTGACGGAGAGGAGAACAGCGAGGGTATGCGGGCGCTGATGGCTGCTCCGCTCGGCGCGGGGGAACCGGGCACCGAGGACGACCTCGAATGGATCGGTTTTGACGGTGAGCGGCTTTCGGCTGAGGCGGGGCAACTGTCCGGAACGGCAGTGCATCGACTCCTCGCGGTCCCGGGTGCGGTTGTCTCCTACATCGAG
This DNA window, taken from Nocardiopsis exhalans, encodes the following:
- a CDS encoding PPOX class F420-dependent oxidoreductase; its protein translation is MAPNIATNTEVDLDGLLEFVRPRHKALLLTRRADGSPQASPVTCGVDADGRIVVSTYPERVKARNARRDARVSVVVLSDDFEGPWVQVDGSAEVLDGEAAVEPLVEYFRVIAGEHPDWDEYREAMRRQGKALVRVTPQKWGPVATGGFPADRV
- a CDS encoding PQQ-binding-like beta-propeller repeat protein, whose translation is MAWGVYLTGAGFWEPQSNRMPEELGGPLVLVLILALVVGGYVLLRSTVDPGDDPGKVPARGQTLARIAGALGGLALVVWTFPDQYLVPTVINDGYPLYPDTFAELWVGVCSIALGLALLVGASDKLPVRQWKRALAGLGSGVLAVALIAALTPVLTRALTMEHSTAEAGREPEPVPAEVSQVGWTWQPEHTVVGVGRGVLGPVIQYRDGFVALDGATGEELWTYRRPYARHVGTGFFAGNEDRAYFHHQESIESETGTLLVLDTTTGEVVRETSVPEPGRDGFGGDGYLTPEARVFRDAEDGRSLVVAHRIDSDEPIWEVPFADDGPGRWCMRPWGRELQGHGDRLLLTHVCLDEEHLPEGDADERNAVLRDLAVPDDAVRTLTVLDTDSGAELWRHEDVPESVYVVEGAEIHPARTEGARPVAATSSGLFDLETGEPVDALPEEPDDPDWVADDLIAADSEGAVVLRRYRSSETHLLLGTDSGGSVVRTVEVSKQVQRAFWTSDISEIWEQDHAHALADALLSTQTWRLDADGEENSEGMRALMAAPLGAGEPGTEDDLEWIGFDGERLSAEAGQLSGTAVHRLLAVPGAVVSYIEGPEESEVPAPVHGLVP
- a CDS encoding DUF6506 family protein; protein product: MSASWAYLYLHPETDPDTDRTVLDRGGIRTTLVAVPSPDRAPEVAAALASEGATLIELCGGFSLEAAAAVRSALPSKVAVGHVTVSVDSVHAAAAFGDSVS